A genome region from Candidatus Zixiibacteriota bacterium includes the following:
- a CDS encoding alpha/beta hydrolase — protein MPKATLDGLEVYYEIYGSGPPLLMLAPGGFDATIEKWRTASAWTGLDALQTLSAGHRLIVYDRRESGRSGGRVERIGWSSYSRQAKALLDHLGIDAAHVMGGCMGCSVALSFAVDYPSATRSLVLHWPVGGYRWKAAGLERFARHYRFTAERGLAAVVERARTGKSFWADPEAGPWASVIDQDEEFARGFSALDPERYLGIVTTSGRALFDRDTATGAEPEQLLGVKAPALIVPGDDASHATSAAHYLRECLPNATFWNIALQEQTTRKICDRVLEFCRTH, from the coding sequence ATGCCGAAGGCGACGTTGGACGGACTCGAGGTTTATTACGAGATCTACGGCTCCGGGCCGCCGCTCTTGATGCTCGCTCCGGGTGGCTTCGACGCGACCATAGAGAAGTGGCGCACGGCGAGCGCCTGGACGGGCCTCGACGCGCTGCAAACGCTATCGGCCGGGCACCGGCTCATCGTGTACGATCGGCGCGAGTCGGGGAGATCCGGGGGGCGGGTGGAAAGGATCGGCTGGTCGAGTTACAGCCGGCAGGCGAAGGCTCTGCTCGACCACCTGGGGATCGACGCCGCCCACGTCATGGGGGGATGCATGGGCTGTTCGGTCGCGCTGTCGTTCGCGGTCGACTATCCGTCGGCGACGCGATCGCTGGTGCTCCACTGGCCGGTCGGCGGATACCGCTGGAAGGCGGCCGGGCTGGAACGTTTCGCCCGACACTATCGGTTCACCGCGGAGCGCGGGCTTGCCGCCGTAGTCGAGCGGGCGCGCACCGGAAAGAGTTTCTGGGCCGATCCAGAGGCCGGACCGTGGGCGTCGGTGATCGATCAGGATGAGGAATTCGCCCGCGGCTTCTCCGCGCTCGACCCGGAACGCTATCTGGGGATCGTCACGACCAGCGGCCGGGCCCTTTTCGACCGGGACACGGCGACCGGCGCCGAGCCCGAGCAGCTCCTCGGGGTCAAGGCACCGGCCCTGATCGTGCCTGGCGATGACGCGTCGCACGCCACTTCGGCCGCCCATTACCTGCGAGAATGTCTGCCGAACGCGACCTTCTGGAACATCGCCCTGCAGGAGCAGACGACGCGCAAGATCTGCGATCGGGTGCTCGAGTTCTGCCGCACGCACTAG
- a CDS encoding dienelactone hydrolase family protein yields MDVTTRTIQLDTTDGKMDLFEARPKDGGSYPGVVVLMEAFGLNDHIRNVTERIAREGYLAVAPDLYHREVERVVPYSELQKAIAMMNRLQDPKVMDDVGAAIRHLKSQSDLKGGAVGVVGFCMGGRFTYLAAAHHSRDVKAAVCFYGGGIPMGNPSPLSRTGEIACPICLFFGEKDPLIPKEHVDRIKAELMAKGRNFEMVVYPDATHGFFCDERPSYHEASARDAWEKTKAFFARHLR; encoded by the coding sequence ATGGACGTGACGACCCGCACGATCCAGCTCGACACTACGGACGGAAAGATGGACCTGTTCGAGGCGCGTCCGAAAGACGGTGGATCCTATCCCGGAGTGGTGGTGTTGATGGAAGCTTTCGGGCTGAACGACCACATCAGGAACGTCACCGAGCGGATCGCGCGCGAAGGCTATCTCGCCGTCGCTCCGGATCTTTACCACCGCGAAGTCGAGCGAGTGGTGCCGTACAGCGAGCTGCAGAAGGCGATCGCCATGATGAACCGGCTGCAGGACCCGAAAGTGATGGACGACGTCGGAGCGGCCATTCGCCACCTCAAGTCGCAGAGCGATCTCAAAGGGGGTGCGGTGGGCGTCGTCGGGTTCTGCATGGGCGGGCGCTTCACCTACCTCGCGGCCGCGCACCACTCCAGAGACGTCAAAGCTGCGGTCTGCTTCTACGGCGGGGGCATCCCGATGGGCAATCCGAGCCCCCTGTCGCGGACCGGCGAGATCGCCTGTCCGATCTGTCTGTTCTTCGGCGAAAAGGATCCGCTCATCCCGAAGGAGCACGTGGACCGGATCAAGGCCGAGCTGATGGCGAAGGGCAGGAACTTCGAGATGGTCGTCTATCCCGACGCCACCCACGGCTTCTTCTGCGACGAGCGGCCGAGCTATCACGAGGCTTCAGCCCGCGACGCCTGGGAGAAAACCAAGGCCTTTTTCGCTCGGCACTTGAGATAG
- the mazG gene encoding nucleoside triphosphate pyrophosphohydrolase, producing MNHREAAEEFVELLAAMARLRGEQGCPWDKEQTHETLRPFLLEETHEALEALRDGDPARIREELGDVLHQIVFHCQLAAEKGEFTAADVIRQLREKMVRRHPHVFSGEPLRDSAEVIKRWADLKADEKETASASILGNLPRSLPALARAQAVTERASRVGFDWPAIDPVWDKLEEEFRELRDARASGDKTRIAEELGDLFFALVNLSRFLGLQAEDVLTDATERFIRRFRYIEARLREAGSSPACASPEELDRLWEEAKSSERSAKNSA from the coding sequence GTGAATCACAGGGAAGCGGCAGAGGAGTTCGTCGAGCTGCTTGCGGCGATGGCCCGGCTGCGCGGCGAACAGGGCTGCCCCTGGGACAAGGAGCAAACGCACGAGACGCTGCGACCTTTCCTCCTCGAGGAAACCCACGAAGCCCTGGAGGCCTTGCGCGACGGCGATCCGGCCCGTATCCGCGAGGAGCTGGGCGATGTCCTACACCAGATCGTCTTTCACTGCCAGCTCGCGGCGGAGAAGGGCGAATTCACCGCCGCGGACGTCATCCGCCAGCTCCGGGAGAAAATGGTTCGCCGCCATCCCCACGTTTTCAGCGGAGAGCCGCTTCGGGACTCGGCGGAGGTCATCAAACGCTGGGCAGACCTCAAAGCCGATGAAAAGGAGACGGCTTCCGCCTCGATCCTGGGAAACCTGCCGCGGTCGCTTCCGGCGCTCGCGCGCGCCCAGGCGGTGACCGAACGGGCGTCGCGTGTCGGCTTCGACTGGCCGGCCATCGATCCGGTCTGGGACAAGCTCGAAGAAGAGTTCCGGGAGCTGCGCGACGCCCGGGCGTCGGGAGACAAGACGCGCATCGCCGAGGAGCTGGGCGATCTCTTCTTCGCGCTCGTCAATCTTTCGCGCTTCCTCGGCCTGCAGGCCGAGGACGTCCTTACCGACGCCACCGAGCGTTTCATCCGCCGGTTCCGTTACATCGAAGCCAGGCTGCGCGAAGCCGGAAGCTCACCGGCCTGCGCTTCGCCGGAAGAGCTGGATCGTCTCTGGGAAGAGGCGAAAAGCTCGGAACGGTCCGCGAAAAACTCCGCATGA
- a CDS encoding carbon-nitrogen hydrolase, giving the protein MACGRDPAANFAKALQRISTAAGRGAQIVCLQELFRSRYFCQSEDIRNFKLAEPVPGPSTEALGRLARQLSVVIIASLFEKRSAGVYHNTAVVIDADGSLVGKYRKMHIPDDPLYYEKFYFTPGDLGFPAFETRYAKVGVLVCWDQWFPEGARLASLAGAQILFYPTAIGWLPGERRETARDQRAAWELIQRSHAIANGVYVASANRVGPEGKLRFWGNSFVAGPFGELLGRAGTVREEILIARCDLRRIDITRQSWPFLRDRRVDAYGPLQSRVIEESSRH; this is encoded by the coding sequence ATGGCCTGCGGGCGCGATCCTGCGGCCAATTTCGCGAAGGCGCTGCAGCGAATATCGACGGCGGCCGGACGCGGCGCGCAGATCGTCTGCCTTCAGGAGCTGTTTCGTTCGCGGTACTTCTGCCAGAGCGAGGATATCCGCAACTTCAAGCTCGCTGAGCCCGTTCCCGGCCCGAGCACCGAGGCGCTCGGCCGGCTGGCGCGTCAGCTGAGCGTGGTGATCATCGCCTCGCTCTTCGAGAAGAGGTCGGCCGGTGTCTATCACAACACCGCGGTCGTGATCGATGCGGACGGCTCGCTGGTCGGGAAGTACCGCAAGATGCACATCCCCGACGATCCGTTGTATTACGAAAAATTCTACTTCACGCCAGGAGATCTCGGCTTTCCGGCATTCGAGACCCGTTACGCGAAGGTGGGAGTGCTCGTCTGCTGGGACCAGTGGTTTCCGGAAGGCGCCCGGCTCGCCTCGCTGGCGGGGGCGCAAATTCTCTTCTACCCGACCGCGATCGGCTGGTTGCCCGGCGAGCGGCGCGAAACCGCCCGCGACCAGCGGGCGGCCTGGGAGCTGATCCAACGCTCTCACGCGATCGCCAACGGCGTTTACGTCGCGTCGGCCAACCGGGTCGGCCCGGAGGGGAAGCTGAGATTCTGGGGCAACTCCTTCGTCGCCGGCCCGTTCGGGGAATTGCTGGGCCGGGCCGGCACCGTGCGGGAGGAGATCCTGATCGCGCGGTGCGACCTGCGCCGGATCGACATCACGCGGCAAAGCTGGCCGTTTCTCCGGGACCGTCGCGTCGACGCTTACGGCCCGCTGCAGTCGCGAGTCATCGAGGAATCGAGTCGCCACTGA
- a CDS encoding agmatine deiminase family protein, with amino-acid sequence MAGASLKSDTPRSLGYAMPAEWAPHEATWLSWPHNSQTWPTQIERVRAAWATMAAALTPHERVCLLVNDAAEEADAAARLRAAGADGRNLRFFRIPTVDVWIRDYGPTFVLGSGAAPLACNDWIFNGWGGKYPGYERDDSVAEAIASALGVPVFRHPVVLEGGSFDVNGAGSCLTTEQCLLHPNRNPSMDRREIEEFLRAALGLSHVIWLGEGVCGDDTDGHVDDIARFVNERTVVCALEENPRDENYRALMDNYERLKAAADQDGHRLEVIPLPCPRPIFFEDARLPASYANFYIANGVVLVPTFDDPADARALGVLRELFPDRDVVAVPCTDVVAGLGAVHCVTQQQPRVFRRGP; translated from the coding sequence ATGGCGGGAGCGTCCCTGAAATCCGATACCCCGCGGTCCCTGGGCTACGCGATGCCGGCCGAGTGGGCTCCGCACGAGGCCACCTGGCTTTCCTGGCCGCACAACTCCCAGACCTGGCCGACCCAGATCGAGCGCGTGCGGGCGGCGTGGGCAACGATGGCCGCCGCGCTCACCCCGCACGAGCGGGTCTGTCTTCTGGTCAACGACGCCGCGGAGGAGGCGGATGCGGCCGCGCGTCTGAGGGCGGCGGGAGCCGACGGGCGCAACCTTCGCTTCTTCAGGATCCCGACGGTGGACGTCTGGATTCGCGATTACGGGCCGACCTTCGTCCTGGGCTCCGGCGCTGCCCCGCTCGCCTGCAACGACTGGATCTTCAACGGATGGGGAGGGAAGTATCCTGGATACGAGAGGGATGACTCGGTGGCGGAAGCGATCGCTTCCGCTCTCGGGGTGCCGGTGTTCAGGCATCCGGTCGTGCTCGAGGGCGGATCGTTCGACGTCAACGGAGCCGGGAGCTGCCTTACGACCGAACAGTGCCTTCTGCACCCCAACCGCAATCCCTCCATGGACCGGCGCGAGATCGAGGAATTCCTCAGGGCCGCGCTCGGCTTGAGCCACGTCATCTGGCTCGGCGAGGGCGTCTGCGGCGACGACACCGACGGCCACGTCGACGACATCGCGCGGTTCGTGAACGAGCGGACTGTGGTCTGCGCCCTCGAGGAAAATCCGCGCGATGAGAACTACCGTGCGCTCATGGACAACTACGAACGGCTCAAGGCGGCTGCGGATCAAGACGGCCACAGGCTGGAAGTGATTCCGCTGCCGTGTCCCCGGCCGATTTTTTTCGAAGACGCGCGGCTGCCCGCGAGCTACGCGAACTTCTACATCGCCAACGGGGTCGTCCTCGTTCCGACGTTCGACGATCCGGCGGACGCTCGGGCGCTCGGCGTCCTGCGGGAGCTTTTTCCCGACCGCGACGTCGTTGCCGTTCCATGCACGGACGTGGTGGCCGGCCTCGGCGCGGTTCATTGCGTAACCCAGCAGCAGCCCCGGGTTTTTCGCCGCGGCCCTTGA